The following proteins are encoded in a genomic region of Kosakonia oryzae:
- a CDS encoding nucleobase:cation symporter-2 family protein has product MSLNTIESENAQPVAQTQPSELIYRLEDRPPLPQTLFAALQHLLAMFVGVITPALLICQALGLPAQDTQHIISMSLFASGVASIIQIKAWGPVGSGLLSIQGTSFNFVAPLIMGGTALKTGGADVPTMMAALFGTLMLASCTEMVISRILPLARRIITPLVSGVVVMIIGLSLIQVGLTSVGGGFAAMGNHTFGAPKNLLLAGVVLAIIILLNRQRNPYLRIASLVIAMAVGYVLALFMGMLPEYSAPANAFMVPTPLYYGLSIDWNLLLPLMLVFMITSLETIGDITATSDVSEQPVAGPVYMKRLKGGVLANGINSFVSAVFNTFPNSCFGQNNGVIQLTGVASRYIGFFVALMLVVLGLFPAVSAFVQQLPEPVLGGATLVMFGTIAASGVRIVSREPLNRRAIMIIALSLAVGLGVSQQPQILQFAPDWLKNLLSSGIAAGGITAIVLNLIFPPEKN; this is encoded by the coding sequence ATGTCCTTAAACACCATCGAGTCCGAAAATGCGCAACCGGTTGCGCAGACTCAACCCAGCGAGCTGATCTATCGCCTTGAAGACCGCCCGCCGCTGCCGCAAACCCTGTTTGCCGCGCTGCAACACCTGCTGGCGATGTTTGTTGGCGTGATTACGCCCGCGCTGCTGATCTGCCAGGCGCTGGGGTTACCGGCTCAGGACACTCAGCACATCATCAGCATGTCGCTGTTCGCCTCCGGCGTCGCTTCCATCATCCAGATTAAAGCCTGGGGCCCGGTGGGTTCCGGTCTGCTGTCGATTCAGGGGACCAGCTTCAACTTCGTTGCGCCGTTAATCATGGGCGGCACGGCGCTGAAAACCGGCGGTGCGGATGTGCCAACCATGATGGCTGCGCTGTTCGGCACCCTGATGCTGGCAAGCTGTACCGAAATGGTTATCTCGCGCATTCTGCCGCTGGCACGCCGCATTATTACTCCGCTGGTTTCCGGCGTGGTGGTGATGATTATCGGCCTGTCGCTGATCCAGGTTGGCCTGACTTCCGTCGGCGGTGGTTTTGCCGCAATGGGCAACCACACCTTCGGCGCGCCGAAAAACCTGCTGCTGGCGGGCGTGGTGCTGGCGATCATTATTCTGCTCAACCGTCAGCGTAATCCGTACCTGCGTATTGCTTCACTGGTGATCGCCATGGCGGTCGGTTATGTTCTGGCGCTGTTTATGGGCATGCTGCCGGAATATAGCGCGCCAGCGAACGCCTTTATGGTACCAACGCCGCTCTATTACGGCCTGAGCATCGACTGGAACCTGCTGCTGCCGCTGATGCTGGTATTTATGATCACCTCGCTGGAAACCATCGGCGACATCACCGCCACCTCTGACGTTTCCGAGCAGCCCGTCGCCGGCCCGGTATACATGAAGCGCCTGAAAGGCGGCGTGCTGGCGAACGGCATCAACTCGTTTGTTTCGGCGGTGTTCAACACTTTCCCGAACTCCTGCTTTGGCCAGAACAACGGCGTGATTCAGTTGACCGGCGTCGCCAGCCGCTATATCGGTTTCTTCGTGGCGCTGATGCTGGTTGTGCTGGGTCTGTTCCCGGCGGTCAGCGCTTTCGTTCAGCAGTTGCCTGAGCCAGTGCTCGGCGGCGCAACGCTGGTGATGTTCGGTACGATTGCCGCATCCGGCGTGCGTATCGTCTCCCGCGAGCCGCTGAACCGCCGCGCGATTATGATTATCGCGCTGTCGCTGGCCGTGGGCCTTGGCGTTTCCCAGCAGCCGCAGATCCTGCAATTCGCGCCAGACTGGCTGAAAAACCTGCTCTCCTCCGGTATCGCCGCAGGCGGTATCACCGCAATTGTATTGAATCTGATTTTTCCGCCAGAGAAAAACTGA